The following are encoded in a window of Oncorhynchus mykiss isolate Arlee chromosome 31, USDA_OmykA_1.1, whole genome shotgun sequence genomic DNA:
- the LOC118946074 gene encoding probable alpha-ketoglutarate-dependent hypophosphite dioxygenase, with the protein MSVSTCQMKERYNQQGFLSAVPVLDDTELREARQAFNHLEREFGKEYTQYSLHNVHLQYPWVMGLAKHPHILQVVQSILGSDVILLDSRFICKYPTTPTPHPTATQAGNDAITLTSEEEVRSSEKDQQSETGLPFVAWHQDMRYWGIAGGPVLSVWLALDDSLAENGALKVIPGSHCSGMLPHQLASRPGNMLSVNQEIPEELVQTDSALLCPLLAGQMSIHDGFLVHASDPNTSQKRRCGFVIRYVPTCAYPIQDPDRPRRFHATVMASGSDQFSHFSTLL; encoded by the exons ATGAGTGTGTCAACGTGTCAGATGAAGGAACGTTACAACCAGCAGGGATTCCTCTCTGCTGTACCGGTCCTAGACGACACAGAGCTGAGGGAGGCCAGACAGGCCTTCAACCACCTGGAGAGAGAGTTCG GTAAGGAGTATACCCAGTACAGTCTCCACAATGTGCACCTGCAGTACCCCTGGGTGATGGGCCTGGCCAAACACCCCCACATCCTACAGGTGGTACAGTCCATCCTGGGCTCTGATGTCATCCTGCTAGACTCACGCTTCATCTGCAAGTACCCAACAACCCCCACACCCCACCCCACAGCCACACAGGCAGGAAATGATGCCATCACTCTGACCAGTGAGGAGGAAGTGAGGTCATCAGAGAAGGACCAGCAGAGTGAGACTGGACTGCCCTTCGTGGCCTGGCACCAGGATATGAG GTACTGGGGAATAGCTGGGGGTCCAGTCCTGTCGGTGTGGCTGGCTCTAGACGACTCACTGGCAGAAAACGGAGCCCTGAAGGTCATCCCAG gaAGCCACTGCTCTGGCATGCTGCCCCACCAACTCGCCTCCCGCCCCGGAAACATGCTGTCAGTCAACCAGGAGATCCCTGAGGAGCTGGTGCAAACGGATAGCGCTCTACTCTGCCCCCTGCTGGCTGGGCAGATGTCT ATCCATGATGGGTTCCTGGTCCACGCCAGTGACCCCAACACATCCCAGAAGAGACGCTGTGGCTTCGTGATCCGATACGTCCCTACCTGTGCCTACCCTATACAG gaccCAGACCGTCCCAGGCGTTTCCATGCTACAGTGATGGCCAGTGGATCAGACCAGTTCAGCCACTTCTCCACCTTGCTGTGA
- the zgc:174917 gene encoding probable alpha-ketoglutarate-dependent hypophosphite dioxygenase yields MSVSTCQMKERYNQQGFLSAVPVLDDTELREARQAFNHLEREFGEEYTQYSLHNVHLQYPWVMGLAKHPNILQVVQSILGSDVILLDSRFICKYPTTPTPHPTATQAGNDAITLTSEEEVRSSEKDQQSETGLPFVAWHQDMRYWGIAGGPVLSVWLALDDSLAENGALKVIPGSHCSGMLPHQLASRPGNMLSVNQEIPEELVQTDSALLCPLLAGQMSIHDGFLVHASDPNTSQKRRCGFVIRYVPTCAYPIQDPDRPRRFHATVMASGSDQFSHFSTLL; encoded by the exons ATGAGTGTGTCAACGTGTCAGATGAAGGAACGTTACAACCAGCAGGGATTCCTCTCTGCTGTACCGGTCCTAGACGACACAGAGCTGAGGGAGGCCAGACAGGCCTTCAACCACCTGGAGAGAGAGTTCG GTGAGGAGTATACCCAGTACAGTCTCCACAATGTGCACCTGCAGTACCCCTGGGTGATGGGCCTGGCCAAACACCCCAACATCCTACAGGTGGTACAGTCCATCCTGGGCTCTGATGTCATCCTGCTAGACTCACGCTTCATCTGCAAGTACCCAACAACCCCCACACCCCACCCCACAGCCACACAGGCAGGAAATGATGCCATCACTCTGACCAGTGAGGAGGAAGTGAGGTCATCAGAGAAGGACCAGCAGAGTGAGACTGGACTGCCCTTCGTGGCCTGGCACCAGGATATGAG GTACTGGGGAATAGCTGGGGGTCCAGTCCTGTCGGTGTGGCTGGCTCTAGACGACTCACTGGCAGAAAACGGAGCCCTGAAGGTCATCCCAG gaAGCCACTGCTCTGGCATGCTGCCCCACCAACTCGCCTCCCGCCCCGGAAACATGCTGTCAGTCAACCAGGAGATCCCTGAGGAGCTGGTGCAAACGGATAGCGCTCTACTCTGCCCCCTGCTGGCTGGGCAGATGTCT ATCCATGATGGGTTCCTGGTCCACGCCAGTGACCCCAACACATCCCAGAAGAGACGCTGTGGCTTCGTGATCCGATACGTCCCTACCTGTGCCTACCCTATACAG gaccCAGACCGTCCCAGGCGTTTCCATGCTACAGTGATGGCCAGTGGATCAGACCAGTTCAGTCACTTCTCCACCTTGCTGTGA